Proteins encoded in a region of the Paucibacter sediminis genome:
- the gcvP gene encoding aminomethyl-transferring glycine dehydrogenase, whose protein sequence is MLMSALKPLGELENAAEFQARHIGPDAADEAAMLSVIGAASRRALIEAIVPASIKRSQGMQLPGVATEAQALAELKAVAAKNKVLKSYIGQGYYDTLTPGVILRNILENPAWYTAYTPYQAEISQGRMEALVNFQTMVTDLTGMAIANSSMLDEATAAAEAMTLAARVGKSKSTVIFVADDVLPQTLEVLRTRAKPLGFSVQVGAAAEAGQSECFAALVQYPGVSGEVRGLQALADAVHAQGGLLIVAADLLALTLLKAPGEQGADIAVGTTQRFGMPMCNGGPHAAYMACKDEYKRNLPGRLVGVSVDVHGNPAYRLALQTREQHIRREKATSNICTAQVLPAVVASMYAVYHGPQGLKRIAQRVASYTAILAQALGERVANGSAFDTLEIKTGAATEATLAKAVAAGMNFRRTSAQSVSVSLDETTTRADLAAILAVFGLSADLAAFEKGVATLIPAELQRTSAYLTHPVFNRYHSETEMLRYLRALADKDLALDRSMIPLGSCTMKLNATSEMIPITWPEFAGVHPFAPHDQLQGYAQLNEQLTGWLCQATGYAGISLQPNAGSQGEYAGLLAIKAWHESRGDAHRKICLIPESAHGTNPASAQMVGMQVVVTKCDKEGNIDLADLKAKCEQHAANLAAIMITYPSTYGVFDTHVKEICAMVKSHGGRVYVDGANMNALVGVAAPGEFGGDVSHLNLHKTFCIPHGGGGPGVGPVCVVADLVPYLPAHRSAGYQSETAIGAVSAAPLGNAAVLPISWMYVRMMAAEGLTAATEVAILSANYVAARLADAYDIHFSGNIAGVKGGGVAHECILDIRPLKDATGVGAEDVAKRLIDYGFHAPTLSFPVAGTLMVEPTESESKAELDRFCDAMLAIRAEIAQVADGVWTREDNPLVNAPHTAESLLKADWTHGYSREVAAYPVATLRRQKYWVPVGRVDNVYGDRNLVCSCPPMTAYE, encoded by the coding sequence ATGTTGATGTCTGCCCTGAAGCCGCTCGGTGAGCTCGAGAACGCCGCCGAATTCCAAGCCCGCCATATCGGCCCCGATGCGGCCGATGAGGCGGCGATGCTGTCCGTGATCGGCGCGGCCTCGCGCCGCGCGCTGATCGAGGCCATCGTGCCCGCCAGCATCAAGCGCAGCCAGGGCATGCAACTGCCGGGCGTCGCCACCGAAGCCCAGGCGCTGGCCGAATTGAAGGCCGTGGCAGCCAAGAACAAGGTGCTGAAGAGCTATATCGGCCAGGGCTATTACGACACCCTGACCCCCGGCGTGATCCTGCGCAACATCCTCGAGAACCCCGCCTGGTACACCGCCTACACGCCCTACCAGGCCGAGATCTCGCAAGGCCGCATGGAAGCGCTGGTGAACTTCCAGACCATGGTCACCGACCTGACCGGCATGGCGATCGCCAACTCCTCGATGCTGGACGAGGCCACCGCCGCCGCCGAGGCCATGACCCTGGCCGCGCGCGTGGGCAAGAGCAAGTCCACGGTGATCTTCGTCGCCGACGACGTGCTGCCCCAGACACTGGAGGTGCTGCGCACCCGCGCCAAGCCGCTGGGCTTCAGCGTGCAAGTGGGTGCCGCCGCCGAGGCCGGTCAGAGCGAGTGCTTTGCCGCGCTCGTGCAATACCCCGGCGTGAGCGGTGAAGTGCGCGGCCTGCAGGCGCTTGCCGATGCGGTGCACGCCCAGGGCGGCCTGCTGATCGTCGCGGCCGACCTGCTGGCACTGACGCTCCTGAAGGCGCCCGGCGAGCAAGGCGCCGACATCGCGGTGGGCACCACCCAGCGCTTCGGCATGCCGATGTGCAATGGCGGCCCGCACGCCGCCTACATGGCCTGCAAGGACGAGTACAAGCGCAACCTGCCCGGCCGCCTGGTGGGCGTGAGCGTCGATGTGCATGGCAACCCGGCCTACCGCCTGGCGCTGCAGACGCGCGAGCAGCACATCCGCCGCGAGAAGGCCACCTCGAACATCTGTACCGCCCAGGTGCTGCCGGCCGTGGTGGCCAGCATGTACGCGGTCTACCATGGCCCGCAAGGCCTGAAGCGCATCGCCCAGCGCGTCGCCAGCTACACCGCCATCCTGGCCCAGGCGCTGGGCGAGCGCGTGGCCAACGGCAGCGCCTTCGACACACTGGAGATCAAGACCGGCGCCGCCACCGAGGCCACCCTGGCCAAGGCCGTGGCCGCGGGCATGAACTTCCGTCGCACCTCGGCGCAGAGCGTGTCGGTCTCGCTGGACGAGACCACCACGCGCGCCGACCTGGCCGCCATCCTGGCGGTGTTCGGCCTCTCTGCGGACCTCGCCGCCTTCGAGAAGGGCGTCGCCACCCTGATCCCGGCCGAGCTGCAGCGCACGAGCGCCTACCTGACGCACCCGGTGTTCAACCGCTACCACTCGGAAACCGAGATGCTGCGCTATCTGCGCGCCCTGGCCGACAAGGACCTGGCGCTGGACCGCAGCATGATCCCGCTGGGCTCCTGCACCATGAAGCTCAACGCCACCAGCGAGATGATTCCGATCACCTGGCCGGAGTTCGCGGGCGTGCACCCCTTCGCCCCGCACGATCAGCTGCAGGGTTATGCGCAGCTGAACGAGCAGCTCACCGGCTGGCTCTGCCAGGCCACCGGCTATGCTGGTATCTCGCTGCAGCCCAATGCCGGCTCGCAGGGCGAGTACGCCGGCCTGCTGGCCATCAAGGCCTGGCACGAGTCCCGCGGCGATGCGCATCGCAAGATCTGCCTGATCCCCGAGTCGGCCCATGGCACCAACCCCGCCTCGGCCCAGATGGTGGGCATGCAGGTGGTGGTGACCAAGTGCGACAAGGAAGGCAATATCGACCTGGCCGACCTGAAGGCCAAGTGCGAGCAGCATGCCGCCAACCTTGCCGCCATCATGATCACCTACCCCTCCACCTACGGCGTGTTCGACACCCATGTGAAGGAGATCTGCGCCATGGTGAAGAGCCACGGCGGCCGCGTCTATGTGGACGGCGCCAATATGAACGCCCTGGTGGGCGTGGCGGCGCCCGGCGAATTCGGCGGCGATGTCAGCCACCTGAACCTGCACAAGACCTTCTGCATCCCGCACGGCGGTGGCGGCCCGGGCGTCGGCCCGGTCTGCGTGGTGGCCGATCTGGTGCCCTATCTGCCGGCGCACCGCTCGGCCGGCTACCAGAGCGAGACCGCCATCGGTGCCGTCTCGGCCGCGCCGCTGGGCAATGCCGCGGTGCTGCCGATCAGCTGGATGTATGTGCGCATGATGGCCGCCGAGGGCCTGACCGCCGCCACCGAGGTGGCCATCCTCTCGGCCAACTATGTGGCCGCGCGCCTGGCCGACGCCTATGACATCCACTTCAGCGGCAATATCGCCGGCGTGAAGGGTGGCGGCGTGGCGCACGAGTGCATCCTGGACATCCGCCCTCTCAAGGACGCCACCGGCGTGGGCGCCGAGGACGTGGCCAAGCGCCTGATCGACTATGGCTTCCATGCCCCCACCCTGTCCTTCCCGGTGGCCGGCACGCTGATGGTGGAACCCACCGAAAGCGAATCCAAGGCCGAGCTGGACCGCTTCTGCGACGCCATGCTGGCGATCCGCGCCGAGATTGCCCAGGTGGCCGATGGGGTCTGGACGCGCGAGGACAACCCGCTGGTGAATGCGCCGCATACTGCCGAGAGCCTGCTCAAGGCCGATTGGACGCACGGCTACAGCCGCGAGGTCGCCGCCTACCCGGTGGCCACGCTGCGCCGCCAGAAGTACTGGGTGCCGGTGGGCCGGGTGGACAACGTCTACGGCGACCGCAACCTGGTCTGCTCCTGCCCCCCGATGACTGCCTACGAGTAA
- a CDS encoding L-serine ammonia-lyase — MAVSVFDLFKIGIGPSSSHTVGPMRAARLFGLRLRHEGLLERTARVSSQLYGSLGATGKGHGSDKAVLLGLAGHEPDSVDVERVEAYLAEIRGSKRISLLGEHGIGFDEAKDLTLFRRQSLPLHANGMRFSAFDAAGELLAERTYYSVGGGFVVTEEVLADGQKQKVIAPDATVLPYPFKTGDELLVLTKTHGISIAEVMRRNERHWRSDEETRAGLLKIWQVMQDCVTRGCRTEGILPGGFKVKRRAAQLHRDLTANPEAALRDPLQVMDWVNLYALAVNEENAAGGRVVTAPTNGAAGIVPAVLHYYSRFVHHANDEGVIDFLLTAAAIGILYKENASISGAEVGCQGEVGVACSMAAAALCQVMGGTPEQVENAAEIGMEHHLGLTCDPVGGLVQIPCIERNAIASVKAINAARMALRGDGTHFVSLDKVIKTMRDTGADMMTKYKETARGGLAVNIVEC, encoded by the coding sequence ATGGCCGTTTCCGTTTTCGACCTGTTCAAGATCGGTATCGGGCCATCGAGCTCGCACACCGTGGGGCCCATGCGCGCGGCGCGCCTGTTCGGGCTGCGCCTGCGCCATGAGGGCTTGCTGGAACGCACTGCGCGCGTGAGCTCACAGCTCTACGGCTCGCTGGGCGCCACCGGCAAGGGCCACGGCAGCGACAAGGCGGTGCTCTTGGGCCTGGCCGGGCACGAGCCCGACAGCGTCGATGTGGAGCGCGTCGAGGCCTATCTGGCCGAGATCCGCGGCAGCAAGCGCATCAGCCTGCTGGGCGAGCATGGCATTGGCTTCGACGAGGCGAAAGATCTGACCCTGTTCCGCCGCCAGAGCCTGCCCCTGCATGCCAATGGCATGCGCTTCAGCGCCTTCGATGCGGCGGGCGAGTTGCTGGCGGAGCGCACCTATTACTCGGTGGGCGGCGGCTTCGTCGTCACCGAAGAGGTGCTGGCCGACGGCCAGAAGCAGAAGGTGATCGCACCCGATGCCACCGTGCTGCCCTACCCCTTCAAGACCGGCGACGAGTTGCTGGTCTTGACCAAGACGCACGGTATCAGCATCGCCGAGGTGATGCGGCGCAACGAACGCCACTGGCGCAGCGACGAGGAGACGCGCGCCGGCCTGCTCAAGATCTGGCAGGTGATGCAGGACTGCGTGACGCGCGGCTGCCGTACCGAGGGCATTCTGCCGGGTGGCTTCAAGGTCAAGCGCCGTGCCGCCCAGTTGCACCGCGACCTCACCGCCAACCCCGAGGCCGCGCTGCGCGACCCGCTGCAGGTGATGGACTGGGTCAACCTCTATGCGCTGGCGGTGAACGAGGAGAACGCCGCCGGCGGCCGCGTCGTCACCGCGCCCACCAATGGCGCGGCCGGCATCGTGCCGGCGGTGCTGCATTACTACAGCCGCTTCGTCCACCATGCCAACGACGAGGGCGTGATCGACTTCCTGCTCACCGCCGCGGCGATCGGCATTCTCTACAAGGAAAACGCCTCGATCTCGGGCGCCGAGGTGGGCTGCCAGGGCGAGGTGGGCGTGGCCTGCTCGATGGCCGCGGCGGCGCTGTGCCAGGTGATGGGCGGCACGCCTGAGCAGGTGGAGAACGCCGCCGAGATCGGCATGGAGCACCACCTGGGCCTCACCTGCGACCCGGTGGGCGGCCTGGTGCAGATCCCCTGCATCGAGCGCAACGCGATCGCCTCGGTGAAGGCCATCAACGCGGCACGCATGGCGCTGCGCGGCGACGGCACGCATTTCGTCAGCCTGGACAAGGTCATCAAGACCATGCGCGACACCGGCGCCGACATGATGACCAAGTACAAGGAGACCGCGCGCGGCGGTCTGGCAGTGAATATCGTCGAGTGTTGA
- a CDS encoding transferase, with protein MLESEPVNDHVKPFVYETLNTKALHFSICEIQSRMQTLRPYALDLDYTRTMMGFLLLKDEPDTLAMIGLGGGSLAKFCHRYLPTTRIKVVEINPHVIALKSEFKVPPDDERFKVREGDGADFVRFPPYRMDVLMVDGFDSEGTPPALCSQRFYDDCLDALQPNGLMVANLHTGHVDFETHLARIRRSFGEEVLVVGDGDCSNSIVFACKGLLLRQSRPALLRKPRHFDRQTWDELLPSFAAVAAELKRLQDGA; from the coding sequence ATGCTCGAATCCGAACCCGTGAACGACCACGTCAAGCCCTTCGTCTACGAGACGCTTAACACCAAGGCCCTGCATTTCTCCATCTGCGAGATCCAGAGCCGCATGCAGACGCTGCGGCCCTATGCGCTGGACCTGGACTACACGCGCACCATGATGGGCTTTCTGCTGCTCAAGGACGAGCCCGACACGCTCGCCATGATCGGCCTGGGCGGCGGCTCGCTGGCAAAGTTCTGCCACCGCTACCTGCCCACGACGCGCATCAAGGTGGTGGAGATCAACCCCCATGTGATCGCGCTGAAGAGCGAGTTCAAGGTGCCGCCGGACGACGAGCGTTTCAAGGTGCGCGAGGGCGACGGTGCCGATTTCGTGCGCTTCCCGCCCTACCGCATGGACGTGCTGATGGTGGACGGCTTCGACAGCGAGGGCACGCCGCCGGCCCTGTGCTCGCAGCGCTTCTACGACGACTGCCTCGATGCCCTGCAGCCCAACGGCCTGATGGTGGCCAATCTGCACACCGGCCATGTCGATTTCGAGACCCATCTGGCGCGCATACGGCGCAGCTTCGGCGAAGAGGTGCTGGTGGTGGGCGACGGCGATTGCAGCAACAGCATCGTGTTCGCCTGCAAGGGCCTGCTGCTGCGGCAGTCGCGGCCGGCGCTCCTGCGCAAGCCGCGGCATTTCGATCGCCAGACCTGGGACGAGTTGCTGCCCTCGTTTGCCGCGGTGGCGGCCGAGCTCAAGCGCTTGCAGGACGGTGCCTGA
- a CDS encoding YoaK family protein has translation MAFHYLHRLTGRVRTREANRQLGGILAFVAGAINAGGYLAVQRYTSHMTGIVSAIADDLATGGFGLAVAGLAALASFVCGAACTAVLINWARRRQLRSKYALALLLEAVLLLAFGLVGAHLSSFEHLLIPTAVLLLCFVMGLQNAIVTKISRAEIRTTHMTGVITDLGLELGRLFYWNRNPDANAIHVVRANRDKLAIHALVLGLFFFGGLLGALAFKHFGFSATIPIACLLVVLAAPPLLLDLRHGRQLSHPLSRHT, from the coding sequence ATGGCATTCCACTACCTGCATCGTCTGACCGGCCGGGTTCGCACCCGCGAGGCGAACCGGCAGTTGGGTGGCATCCTGGCCTTTGTGGCCGGTGCCATCAATGCCGGTGGCTATCTGGCCGTGCAGCGCTACACCTCGCACATGACGGGCATCGTCTCGGCGATCGCGGACGACCTGGCCACCGGCGGTTTCGGCCTGGCGGTTGCCGGGCTGGCCGCGCTGGCCTCGTTCGTGTGCGGCGCCGCCTGCACGGCGGTGCTGATCAACTGGGCCAGACGCCGCCAGCTGCGCAGCAAATATGCGCTGGCGCTGTTGCTGGAGGCCGTGCTGCTGCTGGCCTTTGGCCTGGTGGGCGCGCACCTGAGCTCCTTCGAGCATCTGCTGATCCCCACCGCGGTGCTGCTGCTGTGCTTTGTGATGGGCTTGCAGAACGCCATCGTCACCAAGATTTCGCGCGCCGAGATACGCACCACCCATATGACCGGTGTGATCACCGACCTGGGCCTTGAACTGGGGCGGCTGTTCTACTGGAACCGCAACCCCGATGCCAATGCCATCCATGTCGTGCGGGCCAACCGCGACAAGCTGGCCATCCATGCGCTGGTGCTGGGCCTGTTCTTCTTCGGCGGCCTGCTCGGCGCCCTGGCCTTCAAGCATTTCGGCTTCAGTGCCACCATCCCGATTGCCTGCCTGCTGGTCGTGCTGGCCGCGCCACCGCTGCTGCTCGACCTGCGGCATGGCCGCCAGCTCTCCCATCCCCTGTCTCGCCACACCTGA
- a CDS encoding CopG family transcriptional regulator, producing MELKTARLTVLIDPAKKKAFETLCAKQDVTPSQVVRKLIREYLAAHGVSFVPGGEDDSGAAA from the coding sequence ATGGAACTGAAGACTGCCCGCCTGACCGTGTTGATCGATCCGGCCAAGAAGAAGGCCTTTGAAACGCTGTGCGCCAAGCAGGATGTGACACCGTCCCAGGTGGTGCGCAAGCTGATACGTGAGTACCTCGCGGCGCATGGCGTGAGCTTTGTGCCTGGCGGCGAGGACGACAGCGGCGCCGCGGCCTAA
- the ftsH gene encoding ATP-dependent zinc metalloprotease FtsH has protein sequence MSPNPPEPPKPAPNAPLDWRLQKLWLLLLALVALFWLRDLWVASTQVQPIPYSEFLQHLKAGRLESITVGSQFIEGKLKAAQPDGRTRIVTTRVAPELARELAQYEVRFEGVVENTLLRDLLSWVVPALVLMGVWSLMAKRMAGQGGLGGLLSVGKSRAKLHSETDVGVRFDDVAGVDEAKAELRESVDFLRNPKAYGRLGAHMPKGVLLVGPPGTGKTLLARAMAGEAGVPFFSITGSEFVEMFVGVGAARVRDLFEQARASAPCIIFIDELDALGRARGVGPLSGGHDEKEQTLNQLLAEMDGFDASTGVVILAATNRPEVLDPALLRAGRFDRQVLVDRPDRKGRVDVLRVHLKKVTLSADVDPDAVAALTPGFAGADLANLVNEAALLATRRGAEAVAMQDFTAAVERIVAGLEHRQRVLGEQERRTVAVHEMGHALVAMVLPGSDPVHKISIIPRGVGALGYTLQRPSEDRYLASRSELCNRLAVLMAGRAAEALLLGEVSTGAADDLVKASDIAHDMVTRYGMSETVGQVVYERQRQRFLELPENLALEGGLSDATARRIDDAVRALVDEAYGRATALLTARRDLLAQGAERLLAQESLGEEELRPLAEAARALPAAGVSANA, from the coding sequence ATGAGCCCGAACCCGCCCGAGCCGCCCAAACCCGCGCCGAACGCGCCGCTGGACTGGCGGCTGCAAAAGCTCTGGTTGCTGCTGCTGGCCCTGGTGGCGCTGTTCTGGCTGCGCGATCTGTGGGTGGCGTCCACCCAGGTCCAGCCGATTCCCTACAGCGAGTTTCTCCAGCACCTGAAGGCCGGCCGGCTGGAGTCCATCACGGTGGGCAGCCAGTTCATCGAGGGCAAGCTCAAGGCCGCGCAGCCCGACGGCCGCACCCGCATCGTCACAACCCGCGTGGCGCCCGAGCTGGCACGGGAGCTGGCGCAGTACGAGGTGCGCTTCGAGGGCGTGGTGGAGAACACCTTGCTGCGCGACCTGCTGTCCTGGGTGGTGCCGGCCCTGGTGCTGATGGGGGTCTGGAGCCTGATGGCCAAGCGCATGGCGGGGCAGGGCGGGCTGGGTGGCCTGCTCTCGGTGGGCAAGAGCCGCGCCAAGCTGCATTCCGAGACCGATGTGGGGGTGCGTTTCGACGATGTGGCGGGCGTCGACGAGGCCAAGGCCGAGTTGCGCGAATCGGTGGACTTCCTCAGGAACCCCAAGGCCTATGGCCGCCTGGGCGCGCACATGCCCAAGGGCGTGCTGCTGGTCGGGCCGCCCGGCACCGGCAAGACCCTGCTGGCGCGTGCCATGGCGGGCGAGGCCGGCGTGCCCTTCTTCTCGATCACCGGCTCGGAGTTCGTCGAGATGTTCGTCGGCGTGGGCGCGGCGCGCGTGCGCGACCTGTTCGAGCAGGCCCGCGCCTCGGCGCCCTGCATCATCTTCATCGACGAGCTCGACGCCCTGGGCCGTGCGCGCGGCGTCGGCCCGCTGAGCGGCGGCCATGACGAGAAGGAGCAGACGCTCAACCAGTTGCTTGCCGAGATGGACGGCTTCGACGCCAGCACCGGGGTGGTGATCCTGGCCGCCACCAACCGGCCCGAGGTGCTGGACCCGGCCCTGCTGCGCGCCGGCCGCTTCGACCGCCAGGTGCTGGTGGACCGGCCCGACCGCAAGGGCCGCGTCGACGTGCTGCGTGTGCATCTGAAGAAGGTCACGCTGAGTGCGGATGTGGACCCCGATGCGGTGGCGGCGCTGACGCCCGGCTTTGCCGGCGCGGATCTGGCCAACCTGGTCAACGAGGCGGCGCTGCTGGCCACGCGGCGCGGCGCCGAGGCGGTGGCGATGCAGGACTTCACCGCGGCGGTGGAGCGCATCGTCGCCGGGCTGGAGCATCGCCAGCGCGTGCTGGGCGAGCAGGAGCGCCGCACGGTGGCGGTGCACGAGATGGGCCATGCCCTGGTGGCCATGGTGCTGCCCGGCAGCGACCCAGTGCACAAGATCTCCATCATTCCCCGCGGCGTGGGCGCGCTGGGCTACACCTTGCAGCGGCCCAGCGAGGATCGCTACCTGGCCAGCCGCAGCGAGCTGTGCAATCGCCTGGCGGTGCTGATGGCGGGGCGCGCGGCCGAGGCGCTGCTGCTGGGCGAGGTCTCCACCGGCGCGGCCGACGATCTGGTCAAGGCCAGCGACATCGCCCACGACATGGTGACGCGCTACGGCATGTCGGAAACGGTGGGGCAGGTGGTCTACGAGCGCCAGCGCCAGCGTTTTCTCGAGCTGCCCGAGAACCTGGCGCTGGAGGGCGGGCTGTCCGACGCGACGGCGCGCCGTATCGACGACGCGGTGCGCGCCCTGGTGGACGAGGCCTATGGCCGCGCCACGGCCTTGTTGACGGCCCGGCGCGACCTGCTGGCGCAAGGGGCCGAACGCCTGCTGGCGCAGGAGAGTCTTGGCGAGGAAGAACTGCGGCCGCTGGCCGAGGCAGCCAGGGCGCTGCCTGCGGCCGGAGTTTCCGCCAACGCTTAG
- a CDS encoding putative glycoside hydrolase has protein sequence MNHSSPAWRGSMLLCLALLWAPTAWARELQVVDAGSGLPIAAATLVAGGAQTLSDASGRAELAETAGSSVSARAPGYQRRTLALAGSGPLRIALQPIQPKALYLSAYGIGNALLRADALQLIERTELNALVIDIKGDRGIVPYRSAAVAAAGLAQPIVTVADMPALMAELKGRGLYLIARIVVFKDEPLAQAQPRWAVHDARGQLWQDREELAWIDPFERAAWERSLALAEEAAALGFDELQFDYLRFPDQAGLRFGQPNTEAGRVAAIVAFLDAARRRVARYNVFIAADIFGYVVWNSDDTQIGQQLESLAGHVHLFSPMLYPSGFAFGIPGHREPMKAPYELVAHSLQRAGERTGRGPPLYRPWLQAFADYAFDHQAFGATEIRAQIDAAEAQGAQGWMLWNPRNRYEAAGLKDKEQPR, from the coding sequence ATGAACCATTCTTCTCCTGCTTGGCGCGGCAGCATGCTGCTGTGCCTGGCCCTGCTGTGGGCACCCACGGCTTGGGCGCGGGAGCTGCAGGTGGTCGATGCCGGCAGCGGCCTGCCGATCGCCGCGGCCACGCTGGTGGCGGGCGGCGCGCAGACGCTCAGCGATGCGTCCGGGCGCGCCGAGCTTGCCGAGACGGCGGGCAGCAGCGTGTCGGCCCGCGCGCCGGGCTACCAGCGCCGCACGCTGGCACTCGCCGGCAGCGGCCCCTTGCGCATCGCCCTGCAGCCCATCCAGCCCAAGGCCCTCTATCTGTCGGCCTATGGCATCGGCAACGCGCTGTTGCGCGCCGACGCCTTGCAGCTGATCGAGCGCACCGAGCTGAATGCCCTGGTGATCGACATCAAGGGCGATCGCGGCATCGTGCCCTACCGCAGCGCGGCGGTGGCCGCGGCGGGCCTGGCGCAGCCTATCGTCACGGTGGCCGACATGCCCGCGCTGATGGCCGAGCTGAAGGGCCGGGGGCTGTACCTGATCGCGCGCATCGTGGTGTTCAAGGACGAGCCGCTGGCCCAGGCCCAGCCCCGCTGGGCCGTGCACGACGCGCGCGGCCAGCTCTGGCAGGACCGCGAGGAACTGGCCTGGATCGACCCCTTCGAACGCGCGGCCTGGGAGCGCAGCCTGGCCCTGGCCGAGGAAGCGGCGGCGCTGGGCTTCGACGAGCTGCAGTTCGACTACCTGCGTTTTCCGGATCAGGCCGGCCTGCGCTTCGGCCAGCCCAATACCGAGGCCGGCCGGGTGGCCGCCATCGTCGCCTTTCTCGACGCCGCCCGCCGGCGCGTGGCGCGCTACAACGTCTTCATCGCCGCCGACATCTTCGGTTACGTGGTCTGGAACAGCGACGACACCCAGATCGGCCAGCAGCTCGAGAGCCTGGCCGGCCATGTGCACCTGTTCTCGCCCATGCTCTATCCCTCGGGCTTCGCCTTCGGCATTCCCGGCCATCGCGAGCCGATGAAGGCGCCCTACGAGTTGGTGGCGCATTCGCTGCAGCGCGCCGGCGAGCGCACCGGCCGCGGCCCGCCGCTGTACCGGCCCTGGTTGCAGGCCTTTGCCGACTATGCCTTCGACCACCAGGCCTTCGGCGCCACCGAGATCCGCGCCCAGATCGACGCGGCCGAGGCCCAGGGCGCGCAGGGCTGGATGCTGTGGAACCCGCGCAACCGCTACGAGGCCGCGGGCCTCAAGGACAAAGAACAGCCGCGCTGA